One segment of Leptodactylus fuscus isolate aLepFus1 chromosome 7, aLepFus1.hap2, whole genome shotgun sequence DNA contains the following:
- the BTBD6 gene encoding BTB/POZ domain-containing protein 6 isoform X1 produces the protein MPLDPGCLNGRIMKCLTFFLLLPETLKKSKKSARANSKVQACYEIVPLALKRKMAAELYPASANTNIANSNNAAAVTAKKNALQIQQSAPPPPQLQNLNNNNIESTNWQSFHPTLRERNALMFNNELMADVHFIVGPVGASKKVPAHKYILAVGSSVFYAMFYGDLAEVKSEIHIPDVEPAAFLILLKYLYSDEIDLEADTVLATLYAAKKYIVPALAKACVNFLETSLEAKNACVLLSQSRLFEEPDLTLRCWEVIDAQAELALKSEGFCEIDLPTLEIIVTRETLNTKEDVVFEAVLNWAEAECKRQGLPVTPANKRNVLGKALYLVRIPTMTLEEFANGAAQSDILTLEETRSIFLWYTAANKPQLEFPLVKRKGLAPQRCHRFQSSAYRSNQWRYRGRCDSIQFAVDKRIFIAGLGLYGSSCGKAEYSVKIELKRQGVVLAQNLTKFVSDGSSNTFSVWFEHPVQVEQDTFYTVSAILDGNELSYFGQEGMTEVQCGKVTFQFQCSSDSTNGTGVQGGQIPELIFYA, from the exons ATGCCACTAGACCCAGGCTGCCTGAATGGCAGGATCATGAAGTGTTTGACTTTCTTTCTTCTGCTTCCAGAGACCTTAAAGAAGTCTAAAAAGAGCGCCCGGGCTAACAGCAAGGTGCAAGCATGCTATGAGATAGTGCCTCTGGCTCTTAAGAGGAAGATGGCTGCAGAGCTTTACCCTGCTAGTGCAAACACGAATATCGCCAATAGTAATAACGCTGCTGCGGTCACCGCCAAGAAAAACGCCCTCCAGATCCAGCAGAGTGCACCGCCACCACCGCAATTACAGAACCTGAACAACAACAACATCGAGAGTACCAACTGGCAGTCCTTCCACCCGACCCTGAGGGAGAG GAATGCACTGATGTTCAACAACGAACTAATGGCTGATGTGCACTTCATTGTGGGGCCAGTTGGGGCCTCCAAGAAAGTCCCTGCTCACAAG TATATTTTGGCCGTCGGGAGCTCTGTGTTTTACGCTATGTTTTATGGAGATCTAGCGGAGGTCAAATCTGAAATCCATATCCCAGACGTGGAACCTGCTGCTTTTTTAATCCTTTTAAA GTACTTGTATAGTGACGAGATTGACCTGGAAGCCGACACTGTCCTTGCAACGCTCTATGCTGCCAAGAAGTATATTGTACCCGCGCTGGCCAAAGCATGTGTAAACTTTCTTGAGACTAGCTTAGAAGCCAAAAATGCATGCGTCTTACTTTCTCAAAGCCGTCTATTCGAGGAGCCAGATTTAACTCTGCGATGCTGGGAAGTGATTGATGCACAGGCTGAACTGGCGCTGAAGTCAGAAGGCTTCTGTGAGATCGATCTACCGACCCTAGAGATTATTGTGACACGGGAAACACTCAACACTAAAGAAGACGTTGTTTTTGAAGCTGTTCTGAATTGGGCAGAGGCTGAATGCAAGCGACAAGGCTTGCCAGTGACGCCTGCAAACAAAAGGAATGTACTGGGAAAAGCATTGTACTTGGTACGGATTCCAACCATGACTTTAGAGGAATTTGCCAATGGGGCTGCCCAGTCAGACATTTTAACCTTGGAGGAGACACGCAGTATATTCTTGTGGTACACGGCTGCTAACAAACCCCAACTAGAGTTCCCTCTTGTTAAAAGGAAGGGTCTTGCACCTCAGAGATGCCACAGATTCCAGTCTTCAGCTTACCGCAGTAACCAGTGGAGATACAGGGGGCGTTGTGACAGCATCCAGTTTGCAGTAGACAAAAGGATATTTATAGCAGGACTTGGGCTTTATGGATCGAGCTGTGGCAAAGCAGAATATAGTGTCAAAATTGAACTGAAAAGGCAAGGAGTGGTCCTTGCTCAAAATCTGACTAAATTTGTCTCTGACGGTTCTAGTAACACTTTTTCAGTCTGGTTTGAGCACCCTGTGCAGGTGGAACAGGACACGTTTTACACCGTCAGTGCCATCCTGGATGGCAATGAGCTCAGTTACTTTGGACAAGAGGGCATGACGGAAGTGCAGTGTGGAAAAGTGACTTTCCAGTTCCAGTGCTCATCGGACAGTACCAATGGGACTGGGGTACAAGGGGGGCAAATTCCAGAGCTAATCTTTTATGCATGA
- the BTBD6 gene encoding BTB/POZ domain-containing protein 6 isoform X2, with amino-acid sequence MAAELYPASANTNIANSNNAAAVTAKKNALQIQQSAPPPPQLQNLNNNNIESTNWQSFHPTLRERNALMFNNELMADVHFIVGPVGASKKVPAHKYILAVGSSVFYAMFYGDLAEVKSEIHIPDVEPAAFLILLKYLYSDEIDLEADTVLATLYAAKKYIVPALAKACVNFLETSLEAKNACVLLSQSRLFEEPDLTLRCWEVIDAQAELALKSEGFCEIDLPTLEIIVTRETLNTKEDVVFEAVLNWAEAECKRQGLPVTPANKRNVLGKALYLVRIPTMTLEEFANGAAQSDILTLEETRSIFLWYTAANKPQLEFPLVKRKGLAPQRCHRFQSSAYRSNQWRYRGRCDSIQFAVDKRIFIAGLGLYGSSCGKAEYSVKIELKRQGVVLAQNLTKFVSDGSSNTFSVWFEHPVQVEQDTFYTVSAILDGNELSYFGQEGMTEVQCGKVTFQFQCSSDSTNGTGVQGGQIPELIFYA; translated from the exons ATGGCTGCAGAGCTTTACCCTGCTAGTGCAAACACGAATATCGCCAATAGTAATAACGCTGCTGCGGTCACCGCCAAGAAAAACGCCCTCCAGATCCAGCAGAGTGCACCGCCACCACCGCAATTACAGAACCTGAACAACAACAACATCGAGAGTACCAACTGGCAGTCCTTCCACCCGACCCTGAGGGAGAG GAATGCACTGATGTTCAACAACGAACTAATGGCTGATGTGCACTTCATTGTGGGGCCAGTTGGGGCCTCCAAGAAAGTCCCTGCTCACAAG TATATTTTGGCCGTCGGGAGCTCTGTGTTTTACGCTATGTTTTATGGAGATCTAGCGGAGGTCAAATCTGAAATCCATATCCCAGACGTGGAACCTGCTGCTTTTTTAATCCTTTTAAA GTACTTGTATAGTGACGAGATTGACCTGGAAGCCGACACTGTCCTTGCAACGCTCTATGCTGCCAAGAAGTATATTGTACCCGCGCTGGCCAAAGCATGTGTAAACTTTCTTGAGACTAGCTTAGAAGCCAAAAATGCATGCGTCTTACTTTCTCAAAGCCGTCTATTCGAGGAGCCAGATTTAACTCTGCGATGCTGGGAAGTGATTGATGCACAGGCTGAACTGGCGCTGAAGTCAGAAGGCTTCTGTGAGATCGATCTACCGACCCTAGAGATTATTGTGACACGGGAAACACTCAACACTAAAGAAGACGTTGTTTTTGAAGCTGTTCTGAATTGGGCAGAGGCTGAATGCAAGCGACAAGGCTTGCCAGTGACGCCTGCAAACAAAAGGAATGTACTGGGAAAAGCATTGTACTTGGTACGGATTCCAACCATGACTTTAGAGGAATTTGCCAATGGGGCTGCCCAGTCAGACATTTTAACCTTGGAGGAGACACGCAGTATATTCTTGTGGTACACGGCTGCTAACAAACCCCAACTAGAGTTCCCTCTTGTTAAAAGGAAGGGTCTTGCACCTCAGAGATGCCACAGATTCCAGTCTTCAGCTTACCGCAGTAACCAGTGGAGATACAGGGGGCGTTGTGACAGCATCCAGTTTGCAGTAGACAAAAGGATATTTATAGCAGGACTTGGGCTTTATGGATCGAGCTGTGGCAAAGCAGAATATAGTGTCAAAATTGAACTGAAAAGGCAAGGAGTGGTCCTTGCTCAAAATCTGACTAAATTTGTCTCTGACGGTTCTAGTAACACTTTTTCAGTCTGGTTTGAGCACCCTGTGCAGGTGGAACAGGACACGTTTTACACCGTCAGTGCCATCCTGGATGGCAATGAGCTCAGTTACTTTGGACAAGAGGGCATGACGGAAGTGCAGTGTGGAAAAGTGACTTTCCAGTTCCAGTGCTCATCGGACAGTACCAATGGGACTGGGGTACAAGGGGGGCAAATTCCAGAGCTAATCTTTTATGCATGA